In Rhinolophus ferrumequinum isolate MPI-CBG mRhiFer1 chromosome 18, mRhiFer1_v1.p, whole genome shotgun sequence, a genomic segment contains:
- the SLC39A3 gene encoding zinc transporter ZIP3, with product MVKLLVAKILCMVVVFFFMLLGSLLPVKIIETDFEKVHRSKKILSLCNTFGGGVFLATCFNALLPAVREKLQKVLSLGHISTDYPLAETIVMLGFFMTVFLEQLILTFRKEKPSFIDLETFNAGSDAGSDSEYESPFMGAARGHALYVEPHTHSHGLSVQELSRSSPLRLLSLVFALSAHSVFEGLALGLQEEGEKVVSLFVGVAIHETLVAVALGISMARSSMALRDSAKLAVTVSAMIPLGISLGLGIESAQGVPSSVASVLLQGLAGGTFLFVTFFEILGKELEEKNDRLLKVLFLVLGYAVLAGMVLLKW from the exons ATGGTGAAGCTGTTGGTGGCCAAAATCCTTTGCATGGTGGTTGTGTTCTTCTTCATGCTGCTGGGCTCCCTGCTCCCCGTGAAGATAATCGAGACAGATTTTGAGAAGGTCCACCGCTCGAAAAAGATCCTCTCTCTCTGCAACACctttggaggtggggtctttcTGGCCACCTGCTTCAATGCTTTACTGCCGGCCGTGAGAGAAAAG CTACAGAAAGTTCTGAGTCTCGGACACATCAGCACAGACTACCCGCTGGCGGAGACCATTGTCATGCTGGGCTTCTTCATGACCGTCTTCCTGGAGCAGCTCATCCTGACCTTCCGCAAGGAGAAGCCGTCCTTCATCGACCTAGAGACCTTCAACGCAGGCTCAGACGCTGGCAGCGACTCAGAGTACGAGAGCCCCTTCATGGGGGCCGCGCGGGGCCACGCGCTCTATGTGGAGCCCCACACCCACAGCCACGGGCTGAGCGTCCAGGAGCTGTCGCGCTCCAGCCCCCTGCGTCTCCTCAGCCTGGTCTTTGCACTGTCGGCCCACTCCGTCTTCgagggcctggccctgggcctgcaggaggagggggagaaggttGTGAGCCTGTTCGTGGGCGTGGCCATCCACGAGACGCTGGTGGCCGTGGCCCTGGGCATCAGCATGGCCCGGAGTTCCATGGCTCTGAGGGACTCGGCCAAGCTGGCCGTCACCGTGAGCGCCATGATCCCCCTGGGCATCAGCCTCGGCCTGGGCATCGAGAGTGCCCAGGGCGTGCCCAGCAGCGTGGCCTCAGTGCTACTGCAGGGCCTGGCGGGTGGCACTTTCCTGTTCGTCACCTTCTTCGAGatcctggggaaggagctggaGGAGAAGAATGATCGCCTGCTCAAAGTTCTCTTCTTGGTGCTGGGCTACGCCGTGCTGGCCGGCATGGTCCTCCTCAAGTGGTGA